One window of the Mesotoga sp. Brook.08.105.5.1 genome contains the following:
- a CDS encoding branched-chain amino acid ABC transporter permease, whose protein sequence is MSKKTKTLLTLSALPVIALLLFLSQELLNSYYSRIITLIGIYGIMAVSLTLVNGISGVFSLGHAGFIALGAYTSALLTLSPQQKEMTFLIEKLIWPLNSIQIPFFWATIIAGLVAALFAFFIGWPSLRLTGDYFAIATLGFSEIIRIFALNLNSITNGALGLKALPDYSNVWWAWGWLLVTVACVMSLSYSSFGRALRAIREDRVAAQAMGINVFKHQLMAFVVGGFFAGISGSLYGHWLSTIDPRTNTFGILLTFNVLIMIVLGGLGSITGAIIGGALFAFLSEWLRFLEGPMNLFGLKIVGMSGMRMLVFSGLFVIIMIFWPRGIMGRSEFSWEGLVSLFRRGEKK, encoded by the coding sequence ATGTCGAAAAAGACCAAGACTCTACTCACGCTGTCTGCCCTGCCGGTGATAGCGCTTCTCTTGTTTCTCTCGCAGGAACTGCTGAACAGCTACTATTCAAGAATAATAACTCTAATCGGAATATATGGAATAATGGCGGTAAGCCTCACACTTGTCAATGGTATTTCTGGTGTCTTCTCCCTTGGGCATGCCGGCTTCATTGCACTTGGTGCATACACTTCCGCCCTTTTGACTCTCTCTCCCCAGCAGAAGGAGATGACTTTTCTAATCGAGAAGCTGATCTGGCCCCTCAATTCGATCCAGATCCCATTTTTCTGGGCGACGATAATTGCGGGCTTGGTTGCTGCATTGTTCGCCTTCTTCATCGGATGGCCATCTCTTAGGCTCACCGGTGACTACTTTGCTATTGCAACTCTCGGTTTCTCCGAGATAATAAGAATCTTCGCTCTCAATCTCAATTCGATCACTAACGGGGCACTCGGTTTGAAGGCACTTCCCGATTACTCAAATGTTTGGTGGGCATGGGGTTGGCTACTCGTGACAGTCGCATGTGTGATGAGTCTTTCTTACAGCTCCTTTGGAAGGGCCTTGAGAGCTATTAGAGAAGATAGAGTAGCGGCTCAGGCTATGGGTATCAACGTCTTTAAACATCAACTGATGGCATTTGTAGTAGGAGGGTTCTTTGCGGGTATCTCAGGCTCTCTGTACGGGCACTGGCTAAGCACAATAGATCCCAGAACAAACACTTTTGGCATCCTTCTCACATTCAATGTGCTGATAATGATCGTGCTTGGAGGTCTGGGGAGCATAACAGGAGCGATTATAGGGGGTGCGCTATTCGCATTCTTGAGCGAATGGCTGCGATTCCTAGAAGGTCCCATGAATCTATTTGGCTTAAAAATCGTGGGGATGAGCGGGATGAGAATGCTTGTTTTCTCCGGCCTCTTTGTAATAATAATGATCTTCTGGCCCAGAGGAATAATGGGAAGGAGCGAGTTCTCCTGGGAGGGGCTCGTCTCACTCTTCAGGAGAGGAGAAAAGAAATGA
- a CDS encoding ABC transporter ATP-binding protein yields the protein MSLLTLDSITMKFGGLTAIGEVSLEVKEREIFGLIGPNGAGKTTVFNMITGHYRPTEGRVLFKEKEITGLPPDRITRNGIARTFQNIRLFKDLTVLENVMVSQHHTIASNGEAMSWFFKSVSRIGYSQKESEMRSKAMELLSVFDLDGHADEKSSSLPYGSQRLLEIARAMATGATLLLLDEPAAGMNPSETIGLVNTIRRIRDDFGLTVLLIEHDMKLVMGLCERIMVLDHGRTISEGNPAFVQKDVKVIEAYLGREWVTVGK from the coding sequence ATGAGCCTTTTGACTCTAGATAGTATTACGATGAAGTTTGGAGGACTCACAGCCATAGGAGAGGTAAGTCTTGAGGTAAAGGAAAGAGAGATATTCGGGCTTATCGGACCTAACGGAGCCGGTAAGACGACAGTATTCAACATGATTACCGGCCATTACAGGCCAACAGAGGGGCGAGTTCTATTCAAGGAGAAAGAGATAACGGGACTGCCGCCGGACAGAATTACCAGAAATGGAATTGCCAGGACTTTTCAGAATATAAGATTGTTCAAGGATCTCACAGTTCTCGAGAATGTTATGGTGTCTCAACATCATACTATTGCAAGCAATGGAGAGGCTATGAGCTGGTTCTTCAAGAGCGTTTCAAGAATCGGCTATTCGCAAAAGGAAAGTGAAATGAGATCTAAGGCGATGGAGCTCTTGAGCGTTTTTGATCTTGACGGACATGCAGACGAGAAATCCAGCTCTCTTCCTTATGGTTCACAAAGACTTCTTGAGATTGCTAGAGCCATGGCTACTGGTGCAACTCTACTCCTTCTAGACGAACCGGCCGCCGGAATGAATCCCTCGGAGACAATTGGCCTGGTGAATACCATAAGGAGAATCCGGGACGACTTTGGCTTAACCGTATTGCTCATAGAGCATGACATGAAGCTTGTGATGGGTCTATGTGAGAGAATAATGGTTCTAGACCATGGGAGGACGATTAGTGAAGGAAATCCCGCCTTTGTTCAGAAGGATGTGAAGGTTATCGAAGCCTATCTGGGAAGGGAGTGGGTTACCGTTGGGAAGTGA
- a CDS encoding ABC transporter ATP-binding protein, whose product MGSEILTVEELQVSYGVIKAVKGITLSIEEGSIVTIIGSNGAGKSTTLGAISGLIRPSGGSVSFRGNSINRLGAARTARRGISLVPEGRRIFSNLTVRENLLMGAYNRKDKSEIEANFDTVLSLFPVLRERLKQLGGTLSGGEQQMLAIGRSLMANPDLIMMDEPSLGLAPIVVEEVFQAIHELNSKGVTILLVEQNAAKALEISEYAYVLETGKITLEGPAKELLESEEVRKVYLGI is encoded by the coding sequence TTGGGAAGTGAAATCCTCACTGTAGAAGAACTTCAGGTTTCCTATGGAGTTATTAAAGCCGTTAAGGGTATTACCCTCTCCATAGAAGAAGGCAGTATTGTGACGATAATCGGTTCAAACGGAGCCGGCAAGAGCACAACGCTTGGAGCTATCAGCGGCTTGATAAGACCATCCGGAGGATCCGTATCGTTCAGAGGGAATAGCATAAACCGACTTGGTGCCGCTAGAACAGCAAGAAGAGGAATATCTCTCGTGCCTGAAGGAAGAAGAATATTTTCGAATCTTACGGTTAGGGAGAACCTTCTAATGGGTGCATACAACAGAAAAGACAAATCGGAAATCGAAGCGAACTTCGATACGGTTTTATCCCTCTTCCCGGTACTGAGAGAGAGACTTAAGCAACTGGGCGGGACGCTCTCAGGTGGAGAACAACAGATGCTGGCGATAGGCCGCAGTCTTATGGCAAACCCAGATCTGATTATGATGGATGAACCTTCACTTGGTCTGGCGCCGATTGTCGTCGAAGAGGTTTTTCAAGCGATTCATGAATTGAATTCGAAAGGCGTGACGATTCTACTTGTAGAACAAAACGCAGCAAAGGCGTTGGAGATATCTGAATACGCTTATGTACTGGAAACCGGCAAAATAACTCTCGAGGGGCCTGCAAAGGAGCTCCTTGAGAGTGAAGAAGTTCGAAAAGTTTACCTGGGTATTTGA
- a CDS encoding ABC transporter substrate-binding protein, which translates to MRKLFVILLVVILSVSALASIKVGAILPMTGGVAAFGQMIWQGVELANELFPEVLGEKIEIVLLDNNSDKVQAVNTARRAIEQEKVVAIIGQVISSNTIAGGTVAEENGVAMVSPSSTNPLVTQDKKYVSRVCFSDPFQGVAAALLAFNNMGAENVAVFVDVEQDYAVGFANYFKETALVLGGSVFYEYYKSGDQDFTAQVSDAISKGAGAFFIPGYYQEIALIAIQARQLGFYEPIIAGDGAAVPETIEIGGDAVNGLYFTTHYDAGSPALTENAKLFVEAYTAKYGEAPGTFTALGFDTYLVVRDAIERAGSTDREAIAVAVRQTKDFPAVTGIITIDENGDAIKSVAIVRIEDGKFVYDTTINP; encoded by the coding sequence ATGAGAAAACTCTTTGTAATTCTTTTGGTCGTAATTCTTTCCGTGTCAGCACTTGCTTCAATCAAGGTGGGAGCAATTCTTCCTATGACGGGTGGAGTCGCTGCCTTTGGCCAGATGATTTGGCAGGGTGTCGAGCTCGCTAATGAGCTCTTTCCAGAAGTACTTGGGGAAAAGATCGAAATTGTCTTGCTTGACAACAACTCCGACAAGGTTCAGGCCGTTAACACCGCCCGCCGCGCAATAGAACAGGAAAAAGTAGTTGCGATTATCGGCCAGGTGATAAGTTCGAACACGATCGCAGGAGGAACGGTTGCAGAAGAGAACGGAGTCGCGATGGTATCACCAAGTTCAACTAATCCTCTCGTAACGCAGGACAAGAAGTATGTTTCTCGTGTCTGCTTCAGCGATCCATTCCAGGGAGTCGCGGCAGCTTTGCTTGCATTCAACAACATGGGTGCAGAAAATGTTGCCGTCTTCGTAGACGTTGAGCAGGATTACGCGGTCGGATTCGCGAATTACTTCAAAGAGACTGCACTTGTGCTCGGGGGGAGCGTTTTCTATGAGTATTACAAATCTGGAGATCAGGACTTCACCGCTCAGGTCTCTGATGCTATATCCAAAGGAGCCGGTGCCTTCTTTATCCCTGGGTACTATCAGGAGATAGCCCTTATTGCTATCCAGGCAAGGCAGCTGGGTTTTTACGAACCGATAATCGCAGGTGACGGCGCGGCCGTTCCCGAGACGATTGAAATCGGAGGAGATGCCGTCAACGGTTTGTACTTCACCACTCACTACGATGCCGGAAGCCCTGCGCTGACTGAGAACGCAAAGCTCTTTGTCGAAGCGTACACTGCGAAGTACGGCGAAGCACCAGGAACATTCACTGCCCTCGGGTTTGATACTTATCTCGTTGTAAGGGACGCAATAGAACGTGCGGGGAGCACAGATAGAGAAGCCATTGCCGTGGCCGTTAGACAGACAAAGGATTTTCCTGCCGTGACGGGGATAATCACGATAGATGAAAATGGCGATGCGATAAAGTCCGTAGCGATTGTAAGGATCGAAGACGGGAAGTTCGTGTACGATACAACGATCAATCCATAG
- a CDS encoding branched-chain amino acid ABC transporter permease, giving the protein MDPKTLLQNFVNGLSLGSLYALIAIGYTMVYGILRLINFAHGDIFMMAVYFAFFFVTLAQLPWYLAAVLAISCAALLGFTVDRIAYKPIRNAPRISALITAIGVSFFLESLAVVIFSGIPRSFRTIFPQSLNEMIIIGGQVEMKYGREVIVGGIRFPVISLITLIVAAIALVFLWWFIFKTKVGMAMRAVSLDIQTTSLMGVNVDKVIGMTFALGSALAGIGGILWAIRYPQVWPYMGFIPGMKAFVAAVFGGIGSVPGAVLGGLILGITEVMMVGIMPGAAGYRDAFAFIILIVILSVKPSGLMGKPEIVKV; this is encoded by the coding sequence TTGGATCCTAAGACTCTCTTACAGAACTTTGTCAACGGTCTCAGCCTTGGTTCCCTCTACGCATTGATAGCCATAGGTTATACGATGGTGTACGGAATCTTGAGGCTGATCAACTTTGCTCATGGAGATATCTTCATGATGGCTGTCTACTTTGCGTTTTTCTTTGTTACGCTGGCGCAGTTACCGTGGTATCTGGCCGCGGTACTCGCGATCTCTTGTGCGGCACTTCTTGGATTCACGGTTGACAGGATCGCCTACAAGCCGATAAGGAATGCACCGAGAATATCTGCGCTAATAACTGCAATCGGGGTCTCTTTCTTCCTCGAAAGCCTTGCCGTCGTCATCTTTTCGGGTATTCCCAGATCCTTCAGAACCATCTTCCCTCAGTCTTTGAACGAGATGATAATAATCGGAGGCCAGGTCGAGATGAAGTACGGCAGAGAAGTGATAGTTGGAGGAATAAGATTCCCCGTCATCTCCCTCATAACGCTAATCGTTGCTGCAATAGCACTGGTCTTTCTTTGGTGGTTCATCTTCAAGACGAAAGTTGGGATGGCGATGAGAGCCGTTTCTCTCGATATCCAGACAACATCGCTAATGGGTGTGAATGTTGATAAAGTGATTGGAATGACGTTTGCTCTAGGTTCGGCGCTTGCGGGAATTGGTGGCATTCTCTGGGCGATCAGGTATCCGCAGGTGTGGCCTTACATGGGATTCATACCTGGAATGAAGGCGTTTGTCGCCGCCGTTTTTGGCGGGATAGGGTCGGTCCCTGGAGCGGTGCTAGGTGGGCTGATACTTGGAATAACCGAAGTAATGATGGTCGGGATTATGCCTGGAGCAGCAGGTTACCGGGACGCATTTGCTTTCATCATTCTGATTGTTATCCTTTCTGTGAAGCCTTCAGGGCTCATGGGTAAACCGGAAATAGTGAAGGTGTGA